A window from Peromyscus eremicus chromosome 1, PerEre_H2_v1, whole genome shotgun sequence encodes these proteins:
- the LOC131901583 gene encoding olfactory receptor 51A7-like — protein sequence MLLKSPIMSILNSSEIEVTTFFLIGIPGLEHVHVWISIPICIMYLLAILGNCTILFVIRTEPSLHAPMYYFLSMLAISDLGLSLSSLPTMLRIFVFNATGISPNACFAQEFFIHGFTDMESSVLLIMSFDRFLAIRNPLRYNSILTSARVAKMGLVFLVKSMLLVLPFPFTLKRLEYCRKSLLSHSYCLHQDVMKLACSDNTVNFFYGFFVALCMMSDSMFIAVSYVFILRTVMGIGSHKERLKALNTCVSHICAVLIFYVPIIALASMHRFGRHKSPMAMILIADIFLLVPPLMNPIVYCVKTRQIREKVLGKLGLK from the coding sequence ATGCTTCTGAAGTCTCCCATCATGTCCATTCTCAATTCTTCAGAAATTGAGGTCACCACCTTCTTCCTGATTGGAATCCCAGGCCTGGAGCATGTTCATGTGTGGATCTCTATTCCAATCTGCATCATGTACCTATTGGCCATCCTGGGCAACTGTACTATCCTTTTTGTGATCAGGACTGAGCCCTCACTCCATGCACCCATGTACTATTTCCTTTCCATGCTTGCCATCTCTGACTTAGGtctgtccctctcctcccttcccaccaTGCTCCGGATCTTTGTGTTCAATGCCACAGGAATCTCCCCAAATGCCTGCTTTGCTCAAGAATTCTTTATCCATGGCTTTACAGACATGGAGTCCTCAGTGCTCCTGATCATGTCTTTTGACCGCTTTTTAGCCATACGCAACCCTCTTAGGTACAACTCTATTCTCACCAGTGCTAGAGTTGCCAAAATGGGATTGGTGTTTCTCGTTAAAAGCATGCTCCTAGTTCTCCCATTTCCTTTCACTCTGAAAAGACTGGAATATTGCAGGAAAAGCCTTCTTTCTCACTCTTATTGTCTCCATCAAGATGTTATGAAGCTGGCCTGCTCTGACAACACAGTCAACTTTTTCTATGGTTTCTTTGTTGCACTCTGTATGATGTCAGACAGTATGTTCATTGCTGTCTCCTATGTGTTCATCCTGAGGACTGTGATGGGAATTGGATCCCACAAAGAGCGCCTCAAGGCCCTCAATACCTGTGTCTCCCACATCTGTGCCGTGCTCATCTTCTATGTACCCATCATTGCTTTAGCATCCATGCACCGCTTTGGTAGGCACAAGTCACCCATGGCCATGATCCTCATTGCTGACATCTTCTTGCTAGTGCCACCTCTGATGAACCCCATTGTATATTGTGTAAAGACACGGCAAATTCGTGAAAAGGTTCTAGGAAAATTAGGTCTAAAGTAA
- the LOC131901591 gene encoding olfactory receptor 51T1 gives MLIFNNTTSSSSSFLLTAFPGLELAHVWISIPVCGLYTVALLGNSVILLAIIIERSLHKPMYYFLSMLSVVDLGLTITTLPTVLGVLWFHAREISIRICLIQMFFVHCFSFLESSVLVAMAFDRYMAICSPLKYATFLTEMMSFVIGLIICIRQLVFIFPSVMAVNSVSFQGGQELSHPFCFHPDVIKFTYTNPWISSFWGMFLQLYLNGTDLLFILFSYILILRTVLSIVAPKKQQKALSTCVCHICAVTIFYVPMITLSVAHRLFSSTPRVICSILANMYLLLPPVLNPIIYSLKTKVIRQAIYRLFQFKGPRDYSVRSLRGRWDRRRQFSST, from the coding sequence ATGCTGATCTTCAATAACACCACGTCCTCCTCTTCCAGCTTTCTTCTTACTGCCTTTCCTGGACTGGAACTTGCTCATGTCTGGATCTCCATTCCTGTTTGTGGTCTCTACACTGTTGCACTCTTGGGAAACAGTGTTATCTTGTTGGCTATTATCATTGAACGGAGTCTCCACAAGCCCATGTACTATTTTCTCTCCATGCTGTCTGTTGTTGATCTAGGTCTGACCATCACAACCCTTCCCACTGTCCTTGGCGTTCTTTGGTTTCATGCCCGGGAGATCAGCATTAGAATTTGCCTCATTCAAATGTTCTTTGTGCATTGCTTCTCATTCCTGGAGTCTTCAGTGTTGGTGGCTATGGCCTTTGATCGCTACATGGCCATCTGTAGCCCTCTGAAGTATGCTACTTTCCTCACAGAGATGATGAGCTTTGTGATTGGACTGATCATCTGTATAAGACAATTGGTTTTCATATTTCCTTCAGTTATGGCTGTGAACAGTGTGTCTTTTCAGGGAGGCCAAGAACTTTCCCACCCATTTTGTTTCCATCCAGATGTGATCAAATTCACATACACCAACCCCTGGATCAGCAGTTTTTGGGGAATGTTTCTTCAGCTCTACCTGAATGGCACTGACTTATTGTTCATTCTTTtctcctacatcttgatccttcGTACTGTTCTGAGCATTGTGGCCCCCAAAAAGCAACAAAAAGCTCTCAGCACATGTGTCTGTCACATCTGTGCTGTGACCATTTTCTATGTGCCAATGATCACACTGTCTGTGGCACACCGTCTCTTTAGTTCTACCCCCAGGGTGATCTGTAGTATTTTGGCCAATATGTATCTGCTCTTGCCTCCTGTGCTGAATCCAATCATTTACAGTTTGAAGACCAAGGTTATTCGCCAGGCCATATACAGGCTGTTCCAATTCAAGGGTCCAAGGGACTACAGTGTGAGGAGCCTCAGAGGAAGGTGGGATAGAAGGAGACAGTTTTCTAGTACATGA